The genomic DNA ATCCCAGGAGGGCTGCTGCTGGGCTGGGGTCCAGTTTCCGGCCCCTGCTCCGACTCTGAGGCCTCGGATAACCCCGGTTCAGGATCTTGGGAGGTTGTTACCATTTCTTCCCACGGCCGCCCTGTTTCCCCAAGTTCTTggtgttctattttttgtttcagGGGGGTCGAGTCTTCCATGGAAGGagtcaagagaaaaaaagttcTGGATGAAGGGGGCGTGCAGATATGGAAGGAGGCAACGCAAGGCAGTGGCTTTGCTTAGGTCTGCTAGGCGATTTCTGGGTCCTAGTCGCTCTGCAAGTCGCAGCGTCCTATCTCCATAGCAACCCCAGGCAGGGTTCCCCCTAAGAGAAATAACACACATCTGTTGCCAGGATTCTAGGGAGGAGACCAAGAAAGATGAAAATCCTAGATTTGTGATTTGGTGGAGCCTCTGCTCCTCTACCTAGCTCAGCCAATCCAATCTGCAGTCTATCAGTCGCGGTTGGAAACCTGAGAACTGGTCCGACGCAGAGAGGAGGAACCGCGACCCGGAGGGATGATTTTCAGGGTCTGATAGTTTGATTCAAGTTGCACGTTGAGGAGTGAGTCCTGCATTAGTGGAGGGACAATACATTTAcagagcttgtgtgtgtgtgtgtgtgtgtgtgagagagagagagagagagagagagagagagagagagagagaacgagagagggagggagggagagagagagaaaggagggatggagggacggagggagggggaAACCTTGGTAATGTTGAGGTGCAGGTGGCAATGAGACTCTAGTGTGCAGAACATCAGAGTCCAAGACCCACTTAGAGGGCAAAGGTGTCTCATCTGTGCCAACCAAACTTGGGCAACTTTTGAACAATAAATAAGGAAGTCCTGATTTTTGCTCTTCTCGCTCATGTGGAATCTGCCAGATGAGTAGGCAGAAAATCACCTTCAAGGAGAAGGCAGTGCAGAAGCTTACCCTATATAAATAGACAATTCATGGGTTACCTGTTTCCTAATAATTGAaattcaaattaaccctaaagcTATATTAGTATAGTGTAAACTTTATTTGATAATATGAATGTGAATTCATAATTTTGCAATATTTAAGATCATGACTATTAATTCATATTATTCCATCTCCAACATAAAGAAGGTATAGAGGATGGAACCATATCTGGCCTTGACTAAAAACTGTAAattaaagtctttttctttaagattacaatttaaaaaaaatttttttggccgtgtggcatgtgggattttagttccctgaccatcggcagtgagagcagaagagtcctaaccactggaccaccagggaattccctaattaaAGTCTTTAATGTTAATTTgttctgtatctctctctcttttaaaataaaccaatTAATACTTGATATAACTTCCAATTAGCAACATGTTGGTCATAAATTCTAATTTCATGAAAGAGCATCATACTTACCTCCCACCCCCAATTTGGTGGGAGAAGCACAGAACTCTTCAATCATTTGTTCAAAGCTGTGGATATTTACCCTTCCCAAAATACACATGGGTGTGCACACACAAAACGTTGCATGTAATTTCTTCTGGTTCAGGGACTCCTTGAAGTCAGAGTCCCAGATTAGAACTCTTGGAATAAGACtcggaaaaacaaaatgaaaggtaAACTGGAATTATAAGTTGGAGACTTTTTGTAATTGATACAAGGGTTGAAGGGGGGATAGCATTTTTTCCCCATCATAGTTCTATTTTCTCCACCCTTGAAGCTGACAAGATATGATGGAGGCTTTTTTCTTGGATTGACAAGCCAGAGCAGGGTGGGAGGACCAGAAGAAAGGCATGATAAGGAAcagttttttgcatctatattcatgagagatattagtctgtagttttcttttctgcaatgtctttgtctggttttgttattagAGTAattctggcttcatagaatgaattaggaagtaTTTCCCCTGCTTCTATTTTTCTAGAAGAGAGTGTAGAGAATTGATCAAATTCACctgtgaacccatctgggcctgttttcaaagattattaattattgattcaatttcctcatatatctgcctatatatgtgtgtgtgtgttttggcagactgtgtttttcaaggaattggtccattttatctaggttatcaaatttacGAGCATAGACTTGTTCATAGTATCTTTTATTagccttttaatgtccatgggatctCTAGTGATATTACATCTTTAATTTTCAATTTAGTAATTGCATCTtctctccttttattctttttctttgcctggctagaggcttattAATTGACTGACTTTTTcatagaaccagcttttggttttggtgattttctgttttcaatttcattaatttatgctctaatttatattatttctttcttttgcttactttggatttaatttgctcttttttttctagtGCCCTGAGGTGGAAGCTTAGATGATTGAAGCTTAGGTgatttagatctttcttcttttctgatatatgAACTCAattctataaattttcctctaagtatttatttttctgtatcacacaagtattgatttttctgtatcgtacaatttcattttcatttatttcaaaatattttgagattttttcagctattttcctgttattgatttatagttttaattccattgtggtctgagagcaggCATTGTATGATTTTAATGcttattttctttatcctttaaatttgttgaagtgcttttatggcccagaatgtggtctatcttggtgaatgttccgtATGagcagaaagtgtattctgttattgtTGGATGAAGTGGtctatagatgtcaattacagccagttgattgatggtattgttgagttcaactatgtaCTTATTGATTTTCTCCTTGCTGGATCTGTCCATTCTGATAGAGatgtgttgaagtctccaactacaatagtggattcatttatttatccctGCAGCTTTATCagtatttgcctcatgtatttttgACCCTCTGTTTTTAGGTGTGTAGCCGTTaatgattgttatgtcttcttggagaactgaTCTCTTATCGTTATGTAATGACCTTCTTTATCTCCGGTAACTTTCCTTGTTCTGAAGTTgcctttgtctgaaattaatatagccacCACTAGTTTCTTTTAATGAGTGTTAGCATGGTGTATTTTTGCCCATCCATTTACTTTATTCTacatgtgtctttatatttaaagtgggtttcttgtagatagcatgCTTCAAGACCCCACACTTGTATAGGCCCCTTGCCATGCCCTCTACTTAATTTTGAATTCATAAAGTTGCATTCTTTTTCTTAAGAGACCCCCTCCAAATTATATAAGCTTTAGGCACCACAAAGCCTGGATCTGCCCTATTCCTGTATAGGAATCAAGAGGAAGCTCATACAAATAAAAAGTAACCCTGTGTCATGATTTAAATTGATAACTTTACAGATTAACAGTCTAGTTCTCTTGGGTGACTAGCTCTCTTATGTTAGCTTGAGGTGAATGGATGTAATTCATTTATGACTCAGTTAATTTTATGTGCAGTCTTCTATAGAACCCTATTTTACAGTGAGAAATTAACACTTTTGAAAACACATATGTGCTATGTTGTtgatatagaatattttatttgacCCCTACTGGAACCCCAAACTGTAGGAATTACGGTCCCCAACTCTATCTCAGAGTAttaaagtaatttgtccaaggttacaTAGCTGGAAATTTGGCATCTGGGATTTTAAATGAGTTCTGTCTGACTCTAGAGCTCGTGGGGCCTCCATACAACACAGCTGtagtgttctttttatttttcctaaattgaTATTTGATTTTACCAAGATCATCCATAGAATCAAAGCTAGAGATAAGTGTGAGGGATAAAATactcagaaacttttcaaataaattacTTGGTAATAAGAAATTTAACATAACGTACTGCATTTTTCCATTTGCCACAAGATAAAATTATCAATGAGGACTATTTAAAAGAATTGTTCAGCTCTAAATAGGTGGTGGCAACAACATTTTCTTCTGCATAGTAACTTTTCACTTCCTAATACAATTAACATTGCTATTCCTCCTCTATACATATCCAAGTGGAAAAATTTGTCATGGACTTGTGCAAgggccagaaaaataaaaatagagcacGTCCTCTCCTAGCTTCCTATTTGGCTAATTGTAAACTCAGTTAACATTTTGGGGATGGATTTATAAAATCCATGCAAAAATGCATAGTTTGCAACTATGCAAAAATGCATAGTTTTGCCAAGCATTTGCAAAACAGCAGAATTCCTTAATCCTTAGGCATCAATTTCCACAGCATCTGCCAAATGCCTTAAACTCTGCTCACCCCCATCTGTGACTCTTCTGGCTGCGGCGGGGCCTAGTCATCACAGTCCGGAAAATCACGGTAGGAGTAGCCCTGGCAGCCTCGGTATGCTCTGTATGCGATGATCGGGTGGTAAAATCTGGGGAGGAACACCAGGACGCCAACAGTCAGAACTGGAAAGGCTCGGTTGGCGCCAACTTTGCTGCTGTAGCCTGCCAGCAGGAGGCAGCCCGTAATAATGAGAAAAACACCAGTCAAAAACTGTAAGGAGGCGCAGGCAATGGCCTTATAAGGAATGTTAGTAGGGCTTTTCTTGAACTTTGAGATCTCAGGACACCTGGACGTTTTTTCGATTGAAGCTCACTTCGGCAGGTAAAGTTTCCTTCTGACAGGTAATGTGTCCATCATCAGTGCTGGAGAGCTTTGAGTATTTCACTTTGCTGCTGGGGATCCCAGCAGACAcgttggtgagagtgggcaccatAACCAGCAGAGTGGGTAGGGAGCTTGCCTGCTGCCACACAGGGCAGAGGCGTCGAGGCCAGGGCGCCCACCCAACGGCCGCCTGACCACGCGGTGGGTTGCCTCAGCCTCTCTCCTTCATCTGCCTCCCCCTAACTAACTGTTTCTAGGAGACTGCCCTGTTTTTGATGGAATCTGTCTTTTATCATACAAGGTTGACATTACTTTGATAATCTGATGTTGTATTGtctctgtttattttcttgaGCCAGTTCTAGTAAACTCCCAAATTCCTTTGCGAtcgaaaatctgcattttaacaatccAAACATTCACACTAAAAATTCAGAATCAAAAACATAAGTGATAAAGCACTGTCTTGGTTTCCATGAATGTTTTATCTCAACCTCCAGAGAAGGCTTCATGGGATGTTATTTGACTCCCATTTAAAAGATCCAATTAAGCCCTACTAACCTGCCAGAGTTTCCTCACTCAAGCTGAAATCCAAGCAATTTCTACTAATGAGAACTCAGTTAGAACAGACTGGCTGATAAGCCATCAAGTACCATTTCAATAGAGGTAGGTGGAGAGTGATTATGATACTAGTACACAAATTTTCCAGGAAAAGCCTTGGAGAAACTAGTCTGTGGAATGTGGAAAGGAAGGATTTATACTGAAGAACATGGACAATGCAAAAGTCATAAGTTGGGAGTATAGttgaagagaaaagcaaagatgaAAATGTGAGTCACGATCACGTCCCTCCTGACACCCCacaataccacacacacacacacacacacacacacacacatacacacacacagacttgaAAAACCAATTCCAGAAAATCTGGAtgctgagaaaagagaaaagagtgtcAGCCAGCCTACACAAACACTCTGAACATCATTCTATTTTTGATGTTTATTATGTTTAGTCTGTCTTGCACAGTTTCAGGAGAGAGAGAATTGTAAGTGTTGGTGTATCATAGAAACAAGAGAAAAGGAGTGGGATATGGGGTAGATTCATGTGGGATGTGGGTATTggcaaaatatatattgtttgtATCGCCTTGATTAATATGGAGGAAGTGATTGTGTAAAGGACATCTTTTGTATCTCTCTTATTCTTGCACTGAAGTTcaaaaaatagagaaggaaaaatataaaactgatgAAAAAGTAAATTCATTTGTATGCTAAAGAGGGGGTGAGATTTGAAAGAGCTCTAAGTCTACCCTTTTACTACTCACTGTTACAGgttcactgaagaagaaaaatccaCTTCTGATATAACTTAAGGATGATAGGGATCAATTTGTTGTTGAGAAAGAAATATCCCGTGCAGAGTTCGTCTTGGCCAATGAGTATTGTTCTAGGGTGTCAGAAGGTAACTCAGTTTGGATAAATAAATTGGGTAAGATTTTGCTGACATTAGGAAAATGATATCCAGTTATTCCAGAAACAGCAAAAGTCAAAACTGTTGGGTATACTAAAGAGAACTGCATGTAACCAGTAGTCATACTTACTTAACTTTGGCAACTATCCAACACACAATAAGATGTATTTGAAAGCGACAGCAATGACTTCCTTGGGCATGAAATAAGGTTAGTAAGATCTTTTATACTTATCTCACAGggctgatatttatttttcatgtctttATTTGCACCATCCTATGTAAAACTGTCTATGGCTGTGGAATGTACCAAGGGTCTTATAAAATCACTtatatttaaattactttttcaaaaacACCCAGGGTTGTCCATCCTAAGTGATGCCCTtccaatttgtttatcttttttttaaagtagacatTACAGAAGCTTTATCATCAGGAATGAGACTAGAATGCCCACTCTTGGTACTTTTactcaacacagtattggaagtcctagccatacaAATTAggcaagtaaaataaataaaagtcattcaaattggaagggaagaagtagaaCTTTCACTTTTTTCAGAGGAtattatattatacatagaaaactccAGActccaaaaaactattagactaataaataaattcagtaatgttgcagaatacaaaattaatatacagaaagctGTTGCattttatacactaataatgaataatcaagaaaagtgaagaaaaacaatctcatttacaatttcgtcaaaaataataaaatacctaggaataaatttaatgaagAAGGTGAAAgaactgtactctgaaaactataagacattaagGGAAGAAATTGAAGACAGGTAAAAGGGAGCAATAGAccgtgctcatggattggaagaatcagtatctttaaaatgtccatactacccgaagcaatctacagatgcaatgcaatccctatcaaattaccagagccatttttcacaaaactagaacacaTAATCTTAAGATTTGcatgaaacagaaaaagacctcaaatagccaaagcaatattgagaaataaaaacatagttGGAATTATCACAACCCCAGCCCATTTTTCCTGAATtcaacaataactgaaatttgtTGCAGATCTGTCCTAACATCTCTTTTGGACATTTCCTCATTCCTCAGTCATCATGCTTACATAAGCTTCTCTTTGATAATGATTTTCAGGTTTCCACTAAACACAGAATTTGATTCCAGGGGAGATCTTTAATCCCTTCAATGTCCAAATCAGCACTGATAAGGAAATAGGATTTAATCTGAGGGTAATTTATGCTTGGAAATGTTAATCTTATCTCGTTTTACCTAATGTTCGTGAATTAAGGCACTAATACATTTTGTGAGAATGACAACCCTAAAAGTAGAAATCAAAGAGATTAGAACACTTACAAAGGTGAATAGCTCACCCAATAATTTCTGATTTCATAGCAGGAATTTTCATTGAATTGAATGCTTTAGGGGCCTTTAGAGATGCTTGAGATCTCTCTTTAGACAAGTCTTTAATAACATGAGAGTGAAAAACACAGTGCCACATCTACAATTAAAGGAattgtcttagtttcctcatttctataccaaaaaaaaaaaaaaaaagatacagtacATCTGCACCTAAGAATGCTACTAACTTTTTGTTTCCTTGGAACTTTTTAATGATCAGTGAAGTTTTAGTTTCCTAAGCTGTTGGAGGGGATGCCCTATTCCAATAATGGTCTGCCCAAAATTTTAACTAAAGGTGAAATGGAGAAACGTTTTAGAAAGACCTGTATAATTGTGATGTCGTAATTTGTTCCTCTTCTTCACTCCAAGTAATcaattcatttctttcattttgtcattttggATCTCAAAGAATTGAAGTAATTGGGGGCACATCATATCATCACATGAAATTGTACCATGTCATATTACCTAAGTCTGTCTGCTGAGGGACCTGAAAGCAATGAGAAGTCTGAGCAATGAGCATACCTAAAGCATACCTAAACCAGTCACAATCAATGACTGACTGCAGTGGAGGGGCAAGGAAAGTACAAATGAGCCTAGAACATCTTCCTGTATCAGAAAGAACTGAAAGAATACTGGAAACATGTCAAAAGCACACCACAGCCAACTTGGACTTATTGCAACTGACAAATTCTgggacattttaaatattaaaataaataaaggtagtACAGGTTGTactgtttaaataaaaaagaagacatgAGCCTAATACGAGGCATAGGCAAACTTTTCGGTAATGGGCCAGTAATTGTTTTAGTTTTGCAGCCCAAATATTATGTGTTTatataacaagaaagaaaaaagtttccacagcttttctattataatttattcaaacttagattataatttataataattctttGTAATATATGTCTACTAAAGACAAGGGTAGACTCACGGATGTTGGGAGACAGTTTACAGTCTTAGGTATGTTTATTTTCTATAGCCATGTTTCTTTAGATGCTTTACTCAAACTCTAATCAACCCAACATCAATAAATAACTTATTTTGCTTGGCTAACAAATGAATCACTGCATATTTATTTTGATTGCAGcct from Eschrichtius robustus isolate mEscRob2 chromosome 9, mEscRob2.pri, whole genome shotgun sequence includes the following:
- the LOC137769353 gene encoding transmembrane protein 230-like, with amino-acid sequence MVPTLTNVSAGIPSSKVKYSKLSSTDDGHITCQKETLPAEFKKSPTNIPYKAIACASLQFLTGVFLIITGCLLLAGYSSKVGANRAFPVLTVGVLVFLPRFYHPIIAYRAYRGCQGYSYRDFPDCDD